AGAGCGGAAAGTAAAAATGTCCAAACAACAGACGATCAGTCCGATGAAGAACTTCTTCGCCGGAGGATTTGGAGGCATTTGCCTCGTCTTCGCCGGACATCCTCTCGACACCATTAAGGTGATAACTGCGTTTATACACGTCATTATATTAGGACACAACCGAGGAGAGTGCATCCGGGGACACTGCAGACAGCAGAGCCAGCATAGACtaacatatatgtgtgtgtgagagagagagagtcagctGTGTGGATGTAACACACTCCTGTAGATATTAATGCTGCTGCCCTTTGACCCACATTCAGTCTCTCGTATCGTATATGACTCAGCTCACTGCTGGTGTTATGGTCTCTTCCACAGAACAGGGCTCACCTGTAAGCAGGAGTGTTGCCATGCATTATCTTTGCATTAGACCTACTGTTAGTGGGTAAATactccttaaagggatagttcggacttttttaaagtggggttttATTGGGCACTACTAGTGAGTGTATCACATACAGCAGATGTCAgttgtttggagaagcaggctggagtcccaCATGGAATctaagtaatgtactgctgtgaatggggtcaccacaaaaacatattttagccaccttaaagAAGTCCCACCCACAATAATCTAtaccagtttaagtgtacgctacactgagagtattttcacagctttactttTCAGTCAGCCAGTTTCGACCGGAAGATATTAACATCTTAAGTTCCTCATCAAtgctcaccagactccattgacaaaaacagtaattttagcttgctgaacacatgacCTGCTGGTCTACTACTGCTcagatcagttagttagtttgtgttattgtgtgacttttgtgaATATGAACCAACCCGTTTAAATGCTgaagtcacaaaataacacagacagactaactgatggaggcagcagatgaacagcagctcctgtgtctGGCAATCTTAAATCACTGTTATTCTCAAGGGGGTTtggttttgaagagagcaataaaACAGCTTCACTTTCCCACTGGAAATCAATGTCTGATGGTAAAGTAATgcggtgaaaatactctcaatatagcgcacacttaaactgatactgctTTTTTAGGTGGGACGTCTTTAAGGTGcctaatatatgtttttttgcTGACCCCATTCACAGCAGTAGATTGtctagcttccatgtcagactccagcctgtggaTGCATGCtgaccccacttcaaaaaatctgaaccatACCTTTAATAAAGCAACACTAGATCAATCAGACAATTTCCCAGTATTAGCTTCTGTCAGATAATAGCCTTAATATTTTGGTATCTGTGTATATGTCGGACGAAACTGCTGTTCAGAAATGCCAAAGATGTGTTTGAGGTGCTTTCGAAGAAgttttgtcatgtttattttttaaccacAAACTTCCAGGTGACACTACGATTACAGTTCTTTAACCGCCGAGGAGCAGAGTAACAAACTGTAAACATAACACCATGTTCCAACTTAAAAAGTCGTTAAGACATAAACATTGGCAGACAGTTGACTATTTACACATCAAGTAGACTAAGGGCAACACCGGTATTTATTTGGAGTCGTGTTTCTGGCCACTAGGCGAATGAAGTCCAGCATTTACTCTCTAAACATCTGGCTTATTCACAGTCTGACTTGTTGTCAGTGTTTAAACGTGGTGTCCAATTTCTTTATCGACCTGCGCAATCAGTCAACTGGTTGATTAAACGTTGCTGCCCTCTCTGTCATGTCTTAATTATCCAGTGTATTTCCTAAAGATTTGTTGTCCTAAATAAGAATAAATGTTATATTATAACTTACATTTAGTGAGCTGTTGACATGCTTTGTAGGATGATGTGCAATTTTCTGTTGCAAAACATTTAAGCTGCATTGAAATACGATTTGCTTCCTAAACAATGTGATTAACGATTTCAAATGGCTCTTATAATATATGCAGTATATTTTGGACAGTGTTTAACTTtatagattagattagattagattaacTGCTTTCTTACTTTAAGACTAGTCGACTCATCTTAATTTAAACTTCTGTTTAAAATTAGTCGTTAGCAACATCCCTTGTGCAGACTGCTGCCACTGTAATGCTTGcttccatgtgtgtgtgaggtcaaTACAAACTCTTTCCTCCTCAGGTGCGTTTACAAACTCAGCCCGTGCCCAAACCTGGAGAGAGCCCGCTGTATGCTGGAACCATTGATTGTTGTAAAAAGACTTTAGCCAAAGAGGTAAGGATGCATGCTGCCTTAATACTAGagatatattaaataaaatctTGTTATTTCCTCCCTCATGCTGATGTTTTCTTGTTATCTTCCTCCCTCACAGGGTCTGAGAGGGCTCTATAAAGGCATGGCGGCCCCGATCATCGGAGTCACGCCCATGTTTGCTGTCTGTTTCTTTGGATTTGGACTGGGAAAGAAACTACAACAGAAGCACCCTGAAGATGTCCTTACGTAAGTGACTGCTCTGTCGCAGGTGGTCGCACTACTAACTTATAAACGCCCTGCgggtgataatatgtcagtacTCTGTCTCCTGCAGGTATCCACAGCTGTTTGCTGCGGGCATGTTGTCTGGTGTGTTCACCACGGTCATCATGACTCCTGGAGAGCGCATCAAATGCCTCCTACAGGTCAGATGTCATGTGTTTGTACAGACACATATAATCTAATCACTGTGTGCTGTGCTACTGAATAACAGTAGATTCCATATGCCAGAATGAAATGACAGTAAGTGTAAACCAatgtcaaagtgtgtgtgtttctgtgggtGCAGATTCAGGCATCTTCAGGAACAGTGAAGTACGCCGGACCCATGGACTGTGTCAAACAGCTGTACAAAGAGACTGGGATCAGAGGAATCTACAAAGGCACCGTTCTGACTCTCATGAGAGGTACGGCTGGGCAGTCTGTCGAGATTATATCGATAGCGTGATATGAGCAACCCACAGATGTGCTGCATTTGGATGTTACCATGTAGCGGATACATCCAAGgaagagatcatgttttggcttaaaatacctggttttggtggcacaatccccgCTGGGATAGCAGCGATATGTCAGTAGAAAACAACCACGCTGCATGGCACTATTGCCGATGAAAACTCAGCAACGGatcactaaaacaaacaaacaaagtttagtgtgtaaaaagcagctggaaacacagcaaggaCTCACTAACAACACCCAGTTTTGTTGATTGTGGGTCTGGAACAGTGTTCTGCAGCGATCTGCAGCCTGGCAGGCATCTCGCccaggtgtcacgccatcctcCTGAGTCATCTCATATACTACATGACTTTAGAAACGTTagtatgatacatatgaaacatgaaatgtaacatatttgtggtttacaGAAGCGTTCAGTGCTAACATTTTCTTTGACTGCAACTCAGCTGGATGTGACAGTAGATTATATAATAATAAGAGTATAgtaagtgttgtgttttctggATTTTAAAGGCCGCATTACAGTATGattatgtaattttctgaacttaccacaTAATTCTACCTGTTCTATTATGTGCCTTTACCCACACTAGTATGAAACCACCGGCATAAATGTGTATCGTGTCACATGTGACCCCGTGTGTGCACGAAAATGGAGACCCGCTCATAAAAACATCGCTCCACAGTGCTACTAGAGGTCAAAATTTCTACCTGGTACCACTAAAGGTGAACTCCATTGATATTACACATCAGAGTGTGTTAACAGGTGTTGGGTAGTACTACTGCATATGTGAAATAAGTAGCTGACACACCTTAATCTCCAACAGCAGTGTCGGCAGTCGAGTTGCTATGTGGGTAATGTTGGAGCCAGGTTTTGACAAGATGGAAGAGAGCATGGTAGTGCTGGGTGATACACTGGTGTACCAGTTTTCCTgtacaatatgaatttttcatataccgcaataccAGTGCATAGCTGAAACAGTTGCTGTAATTCTTATAAATAGGCggcaaaatatttaataatgcTCACCGCATAGAGCGCCACGGTCAGGGCAAACTGGGTAGAGTGTATCGAGATGGGACCCCTACTAACTTTGTACCCTTCTTACAAATGGTTTGGTTATAACTTTACAACACAACAATAATAACCCATGACTAACTCTTTAACAGGACACGGGATAATAAAGATGATATCTCAGCTACATCAGATTTGTCCCATTTTTGTAGCTGTCCATCATGAGTCTGACATTGTTAATACTTAATTTATGTACCATGTGACATTGTCATCCTCATCCAGCTTTAACTTGTGGCCCCTGTTCCTTTTTCTTGAGGCAGTTTGTCACGTTGTCATGATTTGTAAGCCTCACCTTTAAGTATTCAGCTGACTGACGTGCAAACTAATCCGACCTTCTTTTGTAACAGTGATTGTAACTGGGATTGTAACTGGGATTAAGTTACTTCTGAGatagttttcattattttgtctACCCTTCTGTTGGGTTGTTATTACAGTCTCTTAGTtagtgtgtctgcatgtgttaaGAACAACACAGTATGTGTATGTGGTCATCTGATTGGATTAACTCTGTAACTCTTTAAACTCATAATAAACCACCATATATTCAATCAGAAGACATAAAGTACTGCTTACATAGAAACATTCACTTTAACTATATTTCTTATGTGATGGTTATGATGCAGCTGAAGtgactcttttttttgtgtgtgactcaGATGTCCCAGCCAGTGGAATGTACTTCACGTCCTACGAGTGGTTGAAGAACCTCCTCACACCTGCAGGAAAAAGGTGAATATTAGTTCTGCCTTCAAGGTATTTACAACTTTCAGTTAAATTGTGACAAACACCGCTGACTGGTGGGACCTGTTGTCTTCTGCCTGCAGCCACAATGAGCTCAGCGTCCCCAGTGTGCTGTTTGCCGGGGGGATGGCTGGCATCTTTAACTGGGCCGTCGCAATTCCAGCTGATGTACTTAAGTCTCGTTTCCAAACAGGTTTGTTCTCAAATTCCACGAATGTCTGAAATTGTTAAGTAAAGAAGTTCAGTCAAACACtggctgattttattttattttattttatttttgccagctgtgtttctgtcttttgttttttaaaatgtgtcctAAATTCAGTTCCATGTGGCAGTAAAGGGGTCGTACCTAAACATAGAATAGTTCAGTGTTTAGAGTCTGTGAAGATTCTCCATCATCCAGGTACTATGATATCTAGAAGTACTTTGTCAGTTGAAACTGGGTTTAATGGAGGGGTAATAATTCCCGGTACTCTGCACCAGTTAGTGGTTGCCCTTTGACTTACTACCTCTAGAAAAAATGTCTTCGCTTTTGTCCATACTGCTGAagataatgttttcttttacagTCCACTTTGTCTTAAAATCATGTGTCTGTCGTGTCTCCTGCAGCTCCTGAAGGAAAATATCCCAACGGTTTCCGGGATGTTCTGCGGGAGCTGATCAGACAGGAAGGCGTGGGCTCTCTGTATAAAGGCTTCAATGCTGTCATGCTTAGAGCTTTCCCTGCAAACGCAGTGAGTGCACTTAACTTATTCTTCAGTTTCAGAAACACTGAACATGTTTCCTTCAGCCCGAGGTGCTTACACGAAATACAGCATAGTCATAAACATGATACATGATAGaagaaaatgtgtgaaaaagTGAGAATATCTTCGCGATGTGGATTTTTTCTGACAGTCAACACTGTGATCAGTGTACCTGTTATTGTGGATATATGAAAATAACTAATAACTGACAGATACAAATAATGCAATGCAATATAACAGAAATACACAGCGTTCTGAAGAGAGTTTTGTCTTGAGACCAAAAACAAAGCTATAGACTATAAATTGTATTGCACAGATTATGCAgccaggaatgcacagatttgtacattggagaaaacaaacaaccacTCCATAAGCgtggcacagcacaggagagccagctcctcaggtcaagactcagctgtccatttacatctaaaggagaCGAAGGAACACTCCTTCGAGGACAGCACTATTTACATCTTGGCCAGCCACGACAGATGGTTTAAAAGAAGCCATTTCGGTCAAAGTTGAAAGACCATGGCTAAACAGAGGTGGTGGCCTAAGATACCACCTGTCACCTACTTACAATACAGTCCTGAGATTCCTCCCCAGATGGTTTGACACCCATTCCCATCTGGACCCACATAACCAATCGACACACATGAAGGCTGGGTGGGTCAAAGACTCACGTGGGACCTTAACAACTCAGAAACTCAGAGCTAACATGTGACCTCAAGGACTCTGTAAGgtttcacacccacacagactttaaagcctgtgactccACACCAGTCCCTTAGCActgaaaaagcctcttggacGAGAGGTGAaccgtcttcaagaaactcaagcaagtccagttgcctacaatatagcactaaAGATGGCCAACACATAGTATATTTTCACACCTCAAAACaccaaaatctgttttttctcCCCCACGAGAATGGTAATGTAAAAGGAATCAATGTTTCCagttttaaaaccagtaaacATGTAACTCTGAATTTCCCCCGTGGGGTAGCTatgctcagccttagagatatggtgaggagcttggacatccggagggagctcggagtagaggaAAGTGTGATGGCCATTTTTTTTACTCTTGTCTGACATTTAAAAGAGCGAGAAAAATAATTGGAAGATGAATCTATGATGGAAATTATTAGTAAGTtagttagttgcagctctagcTGACAGTAGAGAGGTGACAGGAATATCATGCAGTCAAGATCCCTGAACCATGGGATGTTCCAGTGACATCGTCAGCATCTTAAAGCTAACATCATCTCACAGTAACACTGCTTGAAATTTGCAAAGACAAATATGTAGGTTTTGTAATGCTGCAAGGGCACAGTTATTCTTTATTGAGCTCtgtagcaaataaaaaaaaaagattttgtacattttgtcatagaaaatgttgtgtttaaacTCAGTCATTTAAAGATTTTATCTGTTTGTTTCCTCTCCAGGCTTGTTTCTTAGGATTTGAGCTCGCAATGAAGTTCCTAAACTGGGCAGCACCAAACCTGTGATGATGACTCAGCGTCGCCTTGTATGTGAATCCCAGGAACAGAGCTGCTTAAAACAACACCGTTataagcagcacacacacacaaacacacacacacactgaatcacAAAGAGATTTTATCAGTTTTCCAGTAATGTGCTTGATTATCTTTGAAATCTTGTGGTACTGTAGAGCACATGAATCATTCAGATCTGCGGAGGGTTCAGAGCAgaccagtaaacacacacacacacacacacacacgcagtcgAATGTTCTCActcctttttgttttactttttttttttttaaattgtgttatttttttatattagaAAAGGAGTGAAGAGAACATGCCGTGCCTTACCTTCCGTTATTATCTGCGAGCAGGTGTACATATCAGGGACAAGGTGCATTAtgttgtactgtgtgtgtgttcagtctcTCTCAGCAATACACGCCTTTCAGACTGTCTGCTTCCTGTATGGTCACCCTCCACTCAGTGACCACCAATGCTCACTACACTTTCTGTTCATGTGAAATTATGAGCGTAGTTATAATGAGATTGATCAAACAGTATATGAATGTCATcatgtaaagaaataaaaaacagaatccATCTTTAGAAATAAGActctcatgcttttttttccctctaaaTTCACTTTTTATTTGGATTTATTGTCATCAAACGTAGAAGCTTTGATCGTCTGTGCTTATTGAAACAACTGCAACAAAGAACGACAATAAACCGAGTGATAATTCATATTAAAGACAGTAGGTCAATAGAATTTAAGgagaaattaaataataaaagaagaaataaaatgcatagtgaaaaaatacagaagttagtCAGTAGAGCCAGTTGTTCTTTCATCATAAGGATGTAATAATTCCCATTTCAACCATCAGTTGAAGGTATTTTTAATCATGACTTCTGCCTGCAGCATTTAACATTCAAAATACAACCACAACCTCatttccaaaaaagttgggacgctgttaaaatgttaataaaaacaaaatgcaatgaTGCTATGATAAACTCAGGAAAATAAGTATTCAACATGTCAATTTTTTTCCATTACACATACTTCAAATGAGGCTATTGACATGAAGGTTAGACCAGACATTGGTAtcaacacagtaaaacaacacTGATAAAGAAATCATAATGTTTCAATCCATAAAAATTCTGTGCAGTAAAGTGGAACGACACAGGAAAAAGAACTGAACATGTACTTGGAGAAGCTGCCTTGATGCTTCTTGTGTAACGAAACTAATCCTCAGTGTTCAGGTGAGATTTTGGCCCACTCCTTCACACACAGTCTTTAAATCCTCGAGATTTGTGGTTGTGAATCTTTAGAAAgaaatttcactttcagtccTCAAACCCTGAATGTTCTTCAAAGGACAGGTGATGTGACACAACGGTAAACATGCtgctgtcccaacttttttggagtGTGTTGCAGCATCAAAAGtgaatatttacaaaaaacaataaagtttatcagtttgaacattaaatatcttgtctgtACTGTATTCATTCCAATAGTGCTGTAGAGGCAAATCATTGCATTGCTATTTATGATTATGGTTTAcaccacagggtccagatttgtctTTAGTCATTATCAAGGTTCACACACTTTAatatatattcagcgtcatacttgtgtttggccatgtcattgagccTGCTGTCTCTGTGAACCAGTGTTTAACACAACATACCAATTTTTTGGGAATTGGGGCTGTAGCTCAGGCATCCTTGAGAACTGGGACAAATCATGTCCTactgaaaaaagccttaaaggCGATTTCATTTCAGGGGTGAAACGTTTTTAAAAGATTTAtatgtatgaaataaataatatttataatgtatttttatgtttcaaACATTTCAACTTGTTCTGTGCCAGGAAACAGCCCCATCCCAGACAAGAATTCACCACttcagaccattaaaaatgtgttaaaagctGTCAAAACCTAACCATACATACTGATAACGGTGGTGTGAAATGTACTGCTAGaatcatctttgttttaaaatatatttttgtgaaCATATTGTGTCCCAGATTTTTGTCAGCTCCGTCAGATTTCTCCAAAATGTTATTTAATCAGCCATAAAGGGGTCAGCTATATCCTAAGGACTCCTGTCTCACAGGTTTCTATAAAAGCAGGAATGATGCTCAAGTGCTGgtaatttttctattttatgAAAAATTCATTACATAATAATGGTATCGGATGTGTCTCAACCTTATTATGTCAACTCTGTAGCCTTTctaaatcaaaactaaataaGAATTATGGTTAAAACATGAGTATTATGATTAGCAGTATCTTAGCTCTTTGCAACTTTGAGAAATAAAATGGCTTCTCACTGCGGCTGTgaatttaataaatatataactttttattttttaaaaaaactcaataCTGTCAGCTCCATCAGATCTTACCTTCGacatgtatgaaaaaaaaatgtaatcactgGGAGGTTCAAAGTCAAGaccttttaaatattttgtcccAGCCTAATTAAAGAGTAACGatagaaaacacaaaacatctcAAGAACAAGTGATCTGAAACCACAGGAGACTTGTATCTACCCAGAGCACTTCTTCCAAAACTTAATGAACCTTTAGCCAGGAagtaaatgaactgcacttgtatagtgccctTCTAGTCCTCTGACCACTCAATGTGCTTTTTACAccatgagtcacattcacccattcacattcACGTTCATACACTGGTAGCCGAGGCTACTATACAAGGTACAACCATATGCCATTGGGGGTAATTTGGGGTTTGGTGTCTTGCTTGAGGATGCTTTGGCATGTaggctggaggagccggggatcaagCTGCCGATCTTCCAGTTGGTGGACAACCTGcactacctcctgagccacagccaccccatggCTTCACAGTGGGTAAAACCAAAATATACAATGAGGATTTTTCTCATTGtgtccagcagctgcaggatTTCACGTCATGAGTCTTTTGAAAACCCAGAGGAGGTTTTTTTCCAGACAAAATCTCTCTCCATGAAGCTGAATTTCAAGGTCAGCttcatgttttctgttgtgAGTCACATGAATTCAGTCTCAATCTACCCCAGGGTATCCTTTCCCTGACTCTTtcacatttcagttttaaacacaCTGAGTTACTTCCTTGTAGTTACAGACCCCTATAaagtttttagttttagttttttctgatgatgtctgtctctgcagcttTTTAACACCAGCCTGACTTCCAGGATAAACAGTTTTAagtcctctctgtctgtgtgctgttaCTTTGccaaatcatcaagttttgagcTGTAATCCATCGGACAGCCTTTAATTACATCTGATGTGAAAAGTCCTGGTCAATACTTTCCGACAGGCCGTGCTaaataaagaaatcaataaGCTGCTGAATGTTGGAGAGAATGGgacgagaggaggaggagtcagTTCGCTCTGGACAGCTGTATGTTTATGAAACCTGTGGGACAGGCTGAtgcttagatttttttttattttaagtcaaaatatTTGATCTTTAGGTCAGTGATTTAATTGTGAACTATACAAGCCGTGACCTCTGCAGCTGCACGATGAGCAATGTGGAGATACCAGCTGGTTTAAAAGAGCTGCTGCAGGGATACACAGTGGAGGTGCTTCGCCGCAGGCCGCCTGACCTGGTGGAATTTGCAGTGCAGCATTTTACACAAATTCTGGACCGCCAAAGAAATGACCAACGGGCCAAGAAACACAGCCCCAAACCTGCACGGAAAGGAGTGACCTTTGAGACAAAGTCAAATAAGACCATCAAGgacaaagaagaggaggaggaggaggaggaggaggaggaggaggaagacactGTTAGTGAGTATTATTAcataattttgt
This region of Epinephelus fuscoguttatus linkage group LG1, E.fuscoguttatus.final_Chr_v1 genomic DNA includes:
- the LOC125892795 gene encoding mitochondrial carnitine/acylcarnitine carrier protein-like isoform X5 — encoded protein: MSKQQTISPMKNFFAGGFGGICLVFAGHPLDTIKVRLQTQPVPKPGESPLYAGTIDCCKKTLAKEGLRGLYKGMAAPIIGVTPMFAVCFFGFGLGKKLQQKHPEDVLTYPQLFAAGMLSGVFTTVIMTPGERIKCLLQIQASSGTVKYAGPMDCVKQLYKETGIRGIYKGTVLTLMRDVPASGMYFTSYEWLKNLLTPAGKSHNELSVPSVLFAGGMAGIFNWAVAIPADVLKSRFQTAPEGKYPNGFRDVLRELIRQEGVGSLYKGFNAVMLRAFPANAACFLGFELAMKFLNWAAPNL